One genomic window of Methanosarcina acetivorans C2A includes the following:
- a CDS encoding thioredoxin family protein codes for MKKLVLLMILLAVVFFTAGCIDNNWGNSTSSELSQGISTPVKITQLEQINTSLEKGPIFMRMGSKWCPDCRSMKPILEKLAVEYQGNATIAYMDVDQNPELAEYFGAKTIPDSFVIVDIENGTYVYMQKNGKISTDRNQARIIGLSGDSEDDENVFERVLNFALLQQGNNISQ; via the coding sequence ATGAAAAAATTAGTTCTATTAATGATCCTGCTTGCAGTTGTTTTTTTTACAGCTGGCTGCATCGATAATAATTGGGGAAATTCTACAAGCTCTGAGTTAAGTCAGGGAATAAGTACTCCCGTGAAGATAACCCAGCTGGAGCAGATAAATACATCTCTCGAAAAAGGCCCGATCTTTATGAGAATGGGATCTAAATGGTGTCCAGATTGCCGGTCTATGAAACCAATCCTTGAAAAACTTGCAGTAGAATACCAGGGGAATGCCACAATCGCATATATGGATGTGGACCAGAATCCAGAACTTGCAGAATATTTCGGAGCAAAAACCATTCCTGACTCCTTTGTGATCGTGGATATTGAAAATGGAACATACGTATATATGCAAAAGAATGGAAAAATCAGCACGGACAGAAACCAGGCAAGGATTATTGGGTTGAGTGGTGATTCTGAAGATGATGAAAATGTGTTTGAAAGAGTCTTGAATTTTGCCCTTCTTCAGCAGGGGAATAATATATCTCAATGA